Within Anopheles ziemanni chromosome 2, idAnoZiCoDA_A2_x.2, whole genome shotgun sequence, the genomic segment acacacacacacggactcAGCTGCGTGTCGATTCGAAAATTATACCCCGAACCGGTTGCCAACCTTCCGAAAGTGGCAGTCGCTGAGTTTGACGTCGCGCACATTCCCGGCTCTCGAATGCTGCGAGTTTCATCGCCTTGAGATAGTTCACTAACATCACGCGGAACGCGCCCGAGGTCACGCTACGCCGAGAATGGCCTTCCGAGGACAAAAGAggataaacacacacacacactcacaacaCATACGCAGAACAATAAACTTCACCTGATACGCCCAAGTGTGGCCTCTTCTCCCACGGGTCACTGGAGGTCAACAGTTTGATCATTTAATCTTCTAAGTTTTACgaattgattttcaaattACACTTCTACTTCCTTCGCTGCTGCCAGCCGTCCTTTTTTAAGCGACAATGGTGTTCGCGAATTCGTTTCTGCTAACGTGCGCACGTTGAGAAAACTTTAATGCGataagaaaacacaacaatcgATCAATAATCCGGAGACGCTTCGCTGAGTCTGAGCTGTTTGCCGCGAATGGCGTGAGGTTCTAGAAGTTCTCCACTCAGATCCGATCCACTAGAAGgcgcacatacaaacacacacacaacgacGCAGAACATACCGCGATCCAATGTGACCTTTGGGTAGGTTTTACGAAAACGTGAGAGGAACAAAAACACGGGCCTAACATGACAAAAACATCCGATCAGACATCCAATACTTTAAAGCGGATAAATATAGATACATTCGGACATCATTAGGAATGGAAAGAATAATGATTCAAACACAGGTGCTATAATGCGATAAAACGAGAATCTTATTCTTGAAAATGACTTTTTATGTGCGTCGATGCCTTTATAGTTTCTTTACAGATATTTTGTAAAAGGTTGTTTATGTAATGGAGAATGTGACGCAAACTTGGCTATGGTTAGAAGAATCCGTTTCACAGCCCGGTGTAGAACGAGTTGGCTTTCAAATTCTTTCCAAACCGGTTCCAATTGGAGCCTCGAAAGGAAATCTTGGATTCTAATTTGGTGAAAACGCGTTGTCACGCATTCAATTCGGATCAGGGATAGAACAAACCCGGTTAGGACCGCGAGTATAAAGGTACTCTCGACGCTCATCTCAAAAACAAGGGTTTCAGTCAAACGATTATTTTGCGCCACGCAACAGAAATTCTAAAGCCACATGGAAACCCCTTTAATTTTGAATATCTATTCTTTTTGCCcttgaattttttttcctacccttCAATTTATAATCATACTCAATGTTTCAAAAGCtgtttcaaaaatatcttATTTTTAAGTCTAAATAAGGTACTACGAAGGTTtcttaaatttgtttgctcCAATCGGACGATTACTATAGGAgataaaatttagaaaaataagaGGTCTCGATGTGTTTCACACATTCCTATGCTGCTgatgattttgaaaacaaagaaCCATACGTTTGGCTTTGAACCCACGGTTGTTTACAACAGTTTTGCCATGCTTTAGGTGAAAGGCAGTTCCGGGTGGAATTGCTATCACATTCCGCAGGCaaaggttttcttttgctactCGTGCGTGCAAAATGTTGTATGATATTTTGTtcaccagcaaaaaaaaatggtgttcCTGTTATTAAACCCTTCTCTCGGCCAAAATCAAATTTCGCGATCACGAATGACGCGAGCACCCAAGATCACTCACATAATGTTTCTTCCTTGTGTAGTGTTGCCAATAAAAACGTGAACAAATTAAGCCTTCGAAACAAAACGTTGCCCCGAAGCAACCATCCCAGCAGCCAGCGACGTTCCGTTGCGAACCGATCGGACCAGGTTTGCAGATGACGGCAAGGCTCGCTTGGAGCCTCGATCGCGCTTACGTAAGCACGAGCGACACGGTGTGAAGGAACGGCGCCCAGAAATTAGTCGTTCTTCTTCACCGTATTATCCCCTTCGCCTACTTGGACGCCCAATGTCGGATGCCTCCCTTACCACGGAGCCCGGAGGGGTTTTCCCGCTTGCGGCGGCATTGCAGTCTTTCGTTTTTTGGCGAAACCGGACGGCCCTGTGCAAAGTCTACgtatttgtatgtgtgtttgtgtgcatgttTATATCTTTTAcgttgtgtttttccgttgtttTGCCGCGCCACTGCtgggtggtgatggtggccaCTTGCTTTCGATttcaagcgaaagaaaacgtCCAAACGGCTTGATTACACCGAAATTGCAACGTTCATGATGCGTTACGATGGCGGCGGTTCCGTGTGGTGTGGGTCCGCTTCCTCAGGGCCACTGGCGGCTCGGGTGGccaagtgtttgtttgtttgtttgtttgttttgctgatgACATGAGTCGTAACAACTGAGTGTGGTTGCGGAGATTATGAGCTTCCTTAACGATTGCTCATAGCAGTTGTTTCACTCTTCATACAAGACCTCTGTGTGGCTCATGTATGCGTGTGCTTTGTTTGAAAGTTTCACTTTTCCCAATAGTTTGGCTGTGCTTCCAGTGACCTTACTGTCAGGATGTGATTTTATGTTAGATCAATCTTAACGCGCCGGTTCTGCGTTTAAGAAAAGATTTACGATCCGTGTGAAGATCAGGGGATTTCTATAAGGGAATACACAACTTTCGATCAAATGGAGAGGATTAAAACGGGTTTTAGTAATCTCTCGTACCTTTGCATAACTGCAAATTGTCCGTCTATCGTTCAGTTAACCCCCCTTTGGTTAGAAGTTACAACTCGTCATTAAATGCAGCTTAAGGGGCATAGAACACTATCGGAATTAGTATTCTCGCTTTGCTTAGCGATCCGTATACACATTTACAGAGATATACGCCACCATGTTCTCAAATGTTCCACTCCCTCGACCAGCTTTGTCATGCGATCCATGTCAAATCCATCCGTTTTTTGCAATGTTTCGCATTGTGGCAGTAAAATATCGTTGGAATTGTACTTTGCCCGGGTGTCACACGGGGTCCTGCAGCGCATGTTGGTCATTATTCcggtactatggggttggatttttgtgaaagtttcTTCCAAGCGAAACCAATTGCCGGATTGTCAATGTGCGTGGTAGTACGTGGAATATTGATACAAAATACCTCGTATAAGCATATTATGGCGTGTCTTGTAATACCATTCATGAAAAGGGTTGTTTAAGCAACATTATTGAAAACACTATCAACTTTTGCCCTACATCAATCATTCATTTAGCACCACTGTACTTCAGATGAAAACTCCTATCGATCGGTAACAAACAATGTTTTCAACCCCAAATCGCTTGATCATCTGGAAGTGGCATACAGCAGCCCGGGTACATGTGACTGTGTTGGTGGAAGGGTGGTTTTTCTCCGCGGGCCACGATCTGTCAAACGGGATGGTCGCTGGTACGTGTCCAACTGTAACACCTTTCGACTCTCGGATCAGCCGGCTCCAATTCGTCCCAAGTGCCGTTGTGTATGTGCGGTGTAAAAAGTACCAGTTTATCTCGTTACAATGAAGATTGTACActctaattttaaattatgttttttgaCAAATACAATCATTCAGAATATTGACCGAGTATTATCAGCTGAGGGAacaaagcgacgaacctttgTCTTCGTCAAAGTAATCCGATTAAATCCATTCGCGCGGTATGAAAATGCACTTATCATGAATCAATGCAATCTAAATCGctcacacaaacgcacacaaacataaactCACAGAAAAACGAAGTAACATTAAGTACCACCCGAAATCGATCCACTTGAGGTGACACAGTTTAAATGGAACGAAATGCCATCACGCGCCTGCCCAACAACTGTTGCTCGCGTGTGTTGGTGCCTGCCGAGGATCGcccttgttgttgttattgttgggCTCACAAGGGCTGCCGGAAACGGCACTTGACGCAGAATCACCGACGGACCAAACTAGAACACATTGGATACCCGCACGATCACCAACactagtagcagcagcagcattcgagCATATTTTTCGCACTGCAACCTACGACTGGTTTTCACAGAAACGAATCGCGAATGCAAGAGATTGCGCACGTCGTCCACAGGCTGCAGGGCGATATCATTATTTAGGCAATGCCCTCGGACACCTTGAAGTTTGCTTGCGGTTAGCAATTAGTACACTGAACTGGGGGAGAAACTGGATAAAGCTCGTTGGTAACTTCGATGATGGAACAGTAGATTCTTTGCCATTCCCGAAAAAGCCCTTCTTTTAAATACGATCACCGTACTGGTTAAGAACTGATCACTGCGAGTAGAACCACGGAGAAAACGGTGGCGCTGGGTGTCACCTGCCAAACTGCTGCACCCGTGATCTTCTTCGATCGTACGAACGGCTCGAGCGCAGGTTGCGAACTGACGTAGCGACGACCGCCTCCGATCACCGATACCAGCGGAGCAACACAAAGCGCAAGATTCTCGCGTGTTCGTGGAATCGTGCCGCAGTGTTGGTGCCGCCAGCGATCACGCGCCGTCGTCCGCGATCGTTTTCCGCGAGCGATCGGTGTGCGCGTTGCACTTTCGTTCGAACGAGAAAAAGCTCTCCTCTATCAGTGCATCGACTGGAGCTTTCACGCATCAATGATTTTCCACGATCAACAACAATTGCTAACCTCGGGGTGGTTCTGAGAGAAAAGCAGCAATAGAGAGTGAAAAAGAAGAGAGAGCTTTTTCACTCAAATCTtcatttgttgatttttaaacgatttataaaataaaattcattggTTACTGCAAGGAGGAACGAAATGTGAGATAGATGCAAACGGAAAGGACCTAATGGAAATTTTATGGTTTATCATATTCAAATTGATTTGTGGTTTTGTGgttcaaacatttcatttcatttcatttcatttccccAAACATTTATCATGATCCTACAATCCTAAAAATGTACGTACGATTTCCCTCACCGTAAACCACGCTCAAGATTACAATTAAAATGGCAATGATTTAAGCAATCCATTTTGTATTCTGTCTCAGTTCAGAAGTTCAACACGTTAACTATTTTAAAGCTACTAACCCAGTGTTTTCTAGCTGagaaaatgcagtttttctttctgttttctttatttttaataaaatactttAATTTTCTTGCAGCTGTATTTTTTATTGACCGATGAAACATTAATCATTTTGGAGATTTATTTACGACCTTTTCCCCGCAGCAATCATGTAGTTTTACCAAGATTTCATATAATCACCTTCAATACACATCCCGAAAGTCAATCTTGCTCGTACAAATATCATTAGAGACCTCAAAAAGTTACATTTCCTAgagtttcgttttccttttcatctaCGATAgtgtgaatttaattttagttttacttgattttgttcaaattttgagTGAGCGCAACAATTTCGTAATCACGGGCCCGAAATCGAATGAAGTGTGGTTTGGTGTCCCTTTTTGAGTAGTAGCCAATTCGCTCGCGTTCAATTCAGCGGTGTTTCCGAATTACCGTATTGTTGTGACACTCCTAAATGCTAGTCGAGGTAGGGTggtgtgttgttttcatttgtatgCAGTTAGTATGGTTACACTTGTTATCTCTAAATTTAGTCTActcaaatgtttgtttcaaaacagTTTTGCCTTTCCATTTTACCGTTCTCTTGTTATACTGTTTTCAGTCGGGTATTTAGTTAATGTTCTGCAACTAACGTTATTTTCTCTCGTTACAATAATACAGGCAATGCACACAAGACAATAGACATCCTTTCCTGGCGGTGAAGAATTTTCTCCCAAAGAAAAGCGGTGCGCTATGTAATACTtctatcatattttatttgtttctgggCATTCAAGATTAGTTATAGTGAAGGgacatttaaatttcattatagTACGACAGTTTGGTGCAGTTTGCTGGAGGAGCTAGTTCGCGCCGGATGTAAAACCGGACACTGACTCTCCGGAGCTGATTTGTTGCTAGCTTAACAAGGACATGtgtttggtttaataaataacatttttcatatTAGCTATGTTACGCGAAAGGCGGCTTAGAATTTGATTCCCGCCTGAACCTGGGCCATCAGGGTGGCGGATGCTTGCAGCTTCTTGGTTTCCTCCGGAGTCAAAATCTGTTTCACCACGTGACTGACACCGTTGCGGCCAAGCACGCACGGAAGCGAGAGGTAGACGTCGTCGGTAATTCCGTGCTCACCCTAGAAGGTAGGTCGAGAACATTAGTACTCTTGAAAAGTGAAGGTGACCTAAGCGCAGTTCAATAGAGGCTCCCGAAACTTACCGCCACCAACGTAGAGACGGCGTGCACATTGTACGTATTGCGCAGAATGGCCGAAGCCAGCGAGGCCACGCTCAGGCCGATGGCCCACGAAGTGTAGCCCTTTAGACGAATGACCTCGTAGGCACTGTTCACGACCTGATGGTGCAGATCGCCCCACTTTTCCGCGTCAGCGTCGGTACCGATGTCCGGGTTGATCTCGGCCAGGCGAACACCGGCCACATTCACACCGGACCACACCGGCACGCTGCTGTCACCGTGCTCACCGATGATCCACCCGTGGCAGGACGTTGGCGCCACTCCGAGCTTCTGCGACATCAGGAACCGGAATCGGGACGAGTCCAGGTTGGTGCCGGATCCGATGACGCGGTTCTTGGGCAGACCGCTCAATTTCCACGCGACGTAGGTCAGAATGTCGACCGGATTCGAGACGACCAGCAGCGTACAGTCAGGGCTCTGTGCAACAAGTTTCGGGATGATGCCCTTCAGAATATCGGTGTTACGCTGGACCAGATCCAGTCGGCTTTCACCCTCCTTCTGGCGCACTCCGGCCGTAATGACGATCAAGCGGGAACCAGCAGAGACGGCGAAGTCTGCAGTGAGTAATAAGTGGAAAAATGATTAactttacatatatattggaaGATTACAGTTATAGATAATTattatgtttaatttatgttcaaGAACCTCACGATGATAGAAACAATTAGATAAAACTCCTAAAAATTCCTTAAAATTGATCAAACTCCTAATCAACGGACTTAGTCATGCTTTTGATATATAGAGGGCGCTTGTCTATTCGCTCTGAAATACTTCatgtgaaacatttcattcatGATTTAAATTCTGATTTTGATTGGACCACGTGGTCGCCGTCTTTTCTAAATTATTCTTCGTAaagaattttgtttgtttgatgagCTAAGGAACGGTACGATTATtgttaaatatataaatagaTAGAGATATATTTATACTTTGAAATCCGATATGTGTGCGATGGCCGTGACATTGGCCGAGATAAACCGAGCAAACCGTTTTTCGCGGTTAATTAATCCCGTTGTGGAAAAGAGTTTCAAAACATTCTTAACGCACTCATAACGGCCCTTTGATAGGCATAAATGCTTTGTTTATAAACGAGCCTCCTAATCAGGCGATTATCACAAGACGGTGATAGTGTGGTTGGTTGCATTTACTGGCCATTTTTTTCACGAATGGTGAAATGCTTACTAGTCGCTGATAgaagtgtaataaaaataaacaacgaaGGAGATTGCCGCCTTGGCAAGATAAGAAATGAAGGGTGCGTACTCGAATTGAGCGTTTTTTTGCGAAACATTTACCACGACACATATCTTCAGCGTTTTGGTACGCGGATGATtcaatgtttcgttttcttgcttTCATAATCAGATTACTGTAaaacaatgcaaacaaataataTTGCCAATTGATGCGTAAattgataaataatttaaaatgccAGCCAATGTAAGCATGTAACACGATCGTTCGTACAGTCTGGTACTTAATGGAAAAAtcattggtttttctttttctcccttgatagcttttcttctctttcgttAGCGCACTTGCATTCCAGCGATGCACCGGCGGAAAGCCCTTTCCACTTTCATTAGACAGAACCGTCCCGACCACTCGAACCTCCTGTACCTTCGCAAGAACCTTCGCGTCCGAAGGGATAATGAAGTCGGCCAAAGTGAATCGAGCTGGTGGCAAAGTTCATTATGGGGTCATCGTCGTCTGGCTCAACAACGACCGCGGGGGGTGTGTGATTGTGTATGCGTAGTCGGAAAAAATGGAGCATGCGCATTCAAAGGACACGAGCATTTCACTTGGGGTAGAATGCTACTCCCAGTATGTTGAAATCCGGGCCTGGTAGTTGCACGAAGaataatgttaatttttaatttagaaaaaaaccgATTGAAACACAAGACACTGCAAGTGTTTTGCACAGGCGAAGAGATCTGATGTAATTCAATTTATACTTTCCTTTTCCTACTGCAATTTCCCCTTTGCGTATGTTGCAAAATACTGTGCTCTTCTACAAACTCTCGCGGATAAAAAACTGTTTCTCGCGTTTCCGAGACGCTGAATTGGGGCAGTAAGCTAACGAAGCACGAAGGGAAGAAAACTGCTGTCGGAGAACTGCTAACGTTTTCTCCCCACGCCCCTCTCCATGCTCCATCCTCTCTGATGTGTCTAGTCCGAAGAACGAGTAGCAATGTCCGAATGATAGTAAAAGTGTTCTTGAAATGTCATTCAGACTATCCCGAACGGAAATTCCCGATTGGGTAGCATTTTCACTGAttttaaaacaaccaaaaaccgATTGGCACCTTACAGAGGAAGGGATTGAGCAATTTTGGCGATGGACTTATCGGTAAGAACACTGTATCACAAACGCACACCTTAATTAACAAATTCGAGGGATCAACCGGAACACTAAACTGTATTCGAAAAGGGCGCACTTTTTCACTCGGAACACTTACCGGTGCTGGCGTCGACCTGAGCGTTCTTCATGAAGGCGGAACCATGCTGTAGATCCAGCATCTCTCCCTGCAGCTTGTCGGCATTGACATCAATCAGCGCCACCTCGCTGGAGACGCTCTGTAGGGTGGAAggtttgaaaatgaaagtagTTAAAGGttgtggaaaacaattttcttccaaaaaagCAAGATCCGTCGAACAGGTTGCAACCTACCTGGGTTAGAATACTGAAGGCGCAGGCCATGCCAACCTGGCCGATGCCGACCACGGTGACCTTGTTGCCGGACGAGGTCATCGGTTCGGCCACTTGGGTGAGCAGTTTCGCTTTCACTTCAGTCATGTTGATGGGTTTAATTTGCGTAGGTTCTCCGGGAACGATTCTGGAAAGCGAGATCAAAACACATTCATCAGCACTTTTGAAGACACTTTGAGATTAGAATGACTTGAAGACTTTTTTCTTGTCCACCAATATGTAGCCTAGGTTGCAAATTCAATCAATTctaattaattcaattaagcTTCTATCATTGTCAAGATTCGTATTGGCGACTCTTCAGGGACTATTTTCACTGCTTGTGCTGGATATATTTTCCAACCTTTCGAAACTCACTTTTCACACTAGATCAAGGTGCCAATTAGTAAGGCTGCCTGCGGTTGATCCTTAAGGAATGTCGGCTGATGCTGCTGAGCTGTGCTCCGGTGAAGCGCCAACGGTGGAATATTTGTACTGACCTCGCTGTTCGGTCGTCGATATCCGAACGTACGGAACGCACGAGATCCGGTGCGTTTCGCCTGTGGTGCCGCGTTTTTTGAAGGTGACCTTTGGTATCGGCACCGAACGCCCCGCGTTGTTGGAAGATACGGCGGCCGGGTGTGCGCTGAGTGTCGCCGATTATGGGCAAAAGCGGGGggaaacgaaggaaacgaaCTGTGTTGGGGAAAGCAGAGACAATACGGACGCTTCCGACGTCCGCGATCCGTCCTCGCGCGTATCCGCACATCCGCGCGCGCTGCAAATGTGCGTTgatttgatgatgatgaaattgtGGAAATATTGCTGTACGGCCTGGCTCGGCCGGTGAGTTACCGTGGCGGTCCATCTAACAGCTGATTGTGTAGGTCAGGGGTCGCCAAAATGCCGGCAACCGATGTACCATTTGTGAACTAAATAAACTCGAGTAATGAAACTACTGTTTCACTCATATTAAGTCTGTCATTTTTCAGTTGTGTATCACTTTGTAGGTTGTTTTtcgataaaacaaataatttgtcttttgaaaacaacatttcgaattattttctttaatttcaaattgtgATTTGAGTTTCAAATCATCGCACCAACATATATTTAATgcaagaaaatgttctttaaattatcaaaaaaataGAGCAATCAAATTTTAACCTACctaaaaaccaaatttcgaaCGAAATCCACATAGCTTTCAGTAATCTTATCACAATCAAATTGACGCGCGTTTATCTATTTTCCCCCCGAGCCACCCAAACCGACTTCGCAACCCCTGGTTGGCCAGGGGAaagaaccgaaccgaaggaaACGTGAGTGCTTGGTCGCACGTGTGCGGTTACGCAGCCGCCGGGTGGATTCCCCTTTCTTACGTTTTCGAGACATAAACAACTTTATATAAAAGATATTACAAACATCTTTAAATCAAAGATCAAtcattcaaatcaaatcaaatgaaagATCAATCATTGGATTCATAACGTTAAAACGTCCAAAACCATACTTCTAGAGCCTACttggaaaataatttgaacaattttttatGGAAACTTGTGTTAAAAATCATTTAGAACATTctgtttaaattgttttgctttacatttaaattaaaattagtttaaatTTTAGAAATAATTCTACGTACTCTAAACAGCGAGTTGGAtaaacatttaattaaaaattagtaATATTAACAATTACTTTCTAATAAGTTTCTCACCAACGCAATTCTAACCGACAAACCGTCATCCGAGTGCTGTTCCCCACCACAGCGAATCGAAATGGGAACTCAGAAAGATGACGGAGAAACCGACAAAGCGTGAGATTGTGCTTCTGACTCATTGTGGACTTTTCACGTAAAGATTCAAGCCGAAGTGCGGCAGGAGGAGTATGCATGCAGCTGCATGGTTCGAATACCTTCCAGCGTGGTGTTCGGAGATGACGAAATGTTGCCCGGAACATGTGTAACTTTTTAAAGGGCGCTACAAGCGAACGTGATCGCAAAAGGAAGCGAAGAAAGATCTGGCCCTTTGCCAACGATCACCCCAAGGAGGTATCAATGCAAGACGATCGACGAAGGACCGTAAGAAGGTGCGGGTGATGCAGCTGCAGTACTTGGTATACACCTTTCTTCCTTTCCGGCTGCAAGAACGCACCCGTGCGTGGCTTCATTGCTCATTGCAAATCTCTACTACTGACACGCTTTCAATGTCAACCGGTCGCGATCTTTGGCCACGCGACTATTCGCACGTACGGCAGACTGTGGTAGCGA encodes:
- the LOC131291689 gene encoding L-lactate dehydrogenase, which produces MTEVKAKLLTQVAEPMTSSGNKVTVVGIGQVGMACAFSILTQSVSSEVALIDVNADKLQGEMLDLQHGSAFMKNAQVDASTDFAVSAGSRLIVITAGVRQKEGESRLDLVQRNTDILKGIIPKLVAQSPDCTLLVVSNPVDILTYVAWKLSGLPKNRVIGSGTNLDSSRFRFLMSQKLGVAPTSCHGWIIGEHGDSSVPVWSGVNVAGVRLAEINPDIGTDADAEKWGDLHHQVVNSAYEVIRLKGYTSWAIGLSVASLASAILRNTYNVHAVSTLVAGEHGITDDVYLSLPCVLGRNGVSHVVKQILTPEETKKLQASATLMAQVQAGIKF